The following DNA comes from Erigeron canadensis isolate Cc75 chromosome 3, C_canadensis_v1, whole genome shotgun sequence.
ACAAGAACCTGGAACATCACtttatttaataactaaatGATCATAGGCATATATTAACTTTTGTGATTATACTTAACGAACTAATTATCTATGCATAAGTATAAGTTGGACAAGGAGTGTAAAAGTAAACCCTACGtgtttcaaaaataatattttagtttAACCAGCCAACCAAATCTTGCAACTTCTAGTTATATCGACTCTGGctataaaagaaaacaagaaatacCTGCAGACGAGCAATTACATCCTTTGTCAGAGTCTTCTTCTCCTCCCCGTTATCCTTGTTATTATCATTTGCATCCTTCTTCTCtcctttattttcaaaaatgtaccTACACAACAGACAAATCCTTTGTTAAAGCACTTCCCCAAGAATAATTTTTTAGAATATATGATCATAGCTTGTGTACCTATGATGACGGAAGAATATAAAATCTCGTTGATTGTGAAAAGTGACAACTCGTCGACCTTTTAATTCAGCATCTTGTGGAAAGAGTGATTCTATTAACCTACAAGAAACAGGTATTAAGAGATTGAGATGAGGACACCAAATATAAAAGCCAAGTTTGCAATAGAGAAGATGGATTTCTACCTTCCAACACGATGACCTAGGCGTGTTGTAAAGTTGTTCAGCACTAGCTCGGGTTTATGACTGGTAGGGTTTCCATGATTCTGCAATAACAtgtaacaaaaattacaaacttgtccaaatatatcaATATCTTCCCAATCAAACGAACCAAAGAAATCATCATCATACCACCATCCTGAATGTAGGAATATCTTTATATTGGTTTCAAACCATGATGCAATTGTGAATATtgcaaaaacttttaaatgcCCTTGTACACCCTAGCTAACCACTTGTCTACCCCTAATCTTTCAATAGTTATGTATCAAGCATTAAAGTCAAGATAATCTAGTTGCTAACAGGTTCCCACTCACTATGCACGTTCCTACAAGACTAAAGACAATTAAGATCCATTCTCTGCATTCAGGTGACATTGCATCTTACTAGCACAAACTTGGCCGTCACTTTGAAAATAAACATCATACAAATTCCTTAATTATGAGCGTAAAGATTTAATTAGTTTCAGAAGAGCTCAAAGTTCACTCATGTCATCTACTGAGAGAAAACTATACTAAAAACTTTAAGGCTAAATTTGGTCCAGTGACTAGAGGCCAAACCACATCCAAGGTTCATAGCATCTACAATTAACACCAATAGTAAAATATTGCACCCATTGAAAACCAGACATATTGGAGATTTTGCATGCATTCTCACACAATGGTAACATAAAAGCATTTATTTTTCAGTCTCTACACAAGTGCTTGAAACGTTAAGACAAGGTCAGCAAATATTAGTTAACAATTAACAAGTTTTTACTATGCATGCAAAGTAAACAAATAATCAAAAGCCTTCGCTAACAATTATTAATGCCGGCTACCATTTATAATAGTATAATTACAATAGTTCGGAAGAACATAGATAACGTGTTTGTATTTAAGATGACTAAACTGAAAAACATGTGACTTCGTAATACATCATAAGAGAAGAACTTTTATGCTACCGGTCATATATATGTGAAACTGAAAAAAATGCCTTCTAACTCGCTTCATATTAGTCTCATTTAACTTACTTAAACTTTTAAGGTTTTTCAATAATTGCTTCCATTATAAACAAAGGAGAGACTACCATTTAATAACTGTAATTAGAAGCTTTTGGTATAAAAAAGGCTCCTGCTCCCAATAAAAATCAATGACGACAGCTTTATCGTTcttccaataataataacagaAGTAAGAATCTCCACAATAAATCTCACCAATATCTTGTAGGGGGTGCAATTGATAGATGAGATTGATAAAAGAATCCTTACTTAAGATAGGACAGCCGGAAAAAGCAAGCATGGAATTTTGAGAAATAAAAGTACAAGATTATTCAAACCCTTCGACATATAGACGGCAAAGTGGAGTACATTTTAATAGCACGCCCCACATATGTTAATATAATATCCCTTATCATCAGGGCCGGTCCAAGCACTGGGCTAAGTGGGCGACAGCCCTGAGCGTAAAAATTATGGGGGGCGTCAAAATTTAAGAGAGCTACGTATATAGTATATACCGATTACCAGCAAAAATAGGATAAAGTGGAGGCGGCGGATTAGATTGCAGGTTGTATTGGTAAAAGGAGAAAATGACTTTCAgcatatctttatttaagtcCTTCATATATGTTAAAGTGTCATTTTTACCCCTAAACTTTAAGagttattgtttattttataaggaAAGAGACCCACCCCACCAAATGGGTTACGggtatatataacattaatcTTATGATTCTCtactttgtttttaaatatCCTTAGCAGTttctacttttttaaaaattatttataataaaagtttatattttcatttttgatcgTGGaggttattataaaataatggtCAATTGAGAGAAAAATAATTTAGCAAAAATTAGGCGTAAATATATAAGTTCTTCCATATATTTGTCTATAAACAATGGATTGTTTGTCTAAATTTTTTATCTATGGGCATATCTTGACTACTTGCCCGGAGCATCCGAAAACTCAGGACCGGCACTGCTTATCATTGATAATCAATGCTAAAATGTATCAATTAACAACTAGTAAAGCTCTTGCTCCTGAGTTCCATGtctatatagttttgattttcAACCACTTGGTGTCATGGTGAAAGTTGAACCATGTAAAGAATCACACATGCAAGTAAATCATATATCAAAGAAAAAGTAGTGCTTTAAAAAAAAGcatattttgagaaaaaagaGGGAGGCTGTATATACATAAACTTCTGTACCTTGAGATCCTTGTGCAATACAAGATTTGTCAGCTTGAAATGAGCTGTAGGTCCATTGGGCAATCCAATAACCAAGAGAGCATCTGTAGATAGCCAATAAAGTCGACAAGGTTGGTAAGcataataatgtaatataacAACAATACCAAATCCCATCATACCTTTACCCGAGCCCCAGGGTTGGAAAGCATGATTTAGCAAAACCATGAAATAGAACAgtgaatgagagctagacgaaaAATAACCTGGTTCTCTACGGCTGGTGTGGACAACAATGACAGATGTATATTCTTTGTTGTTTGCATAATCCACAATCTGAAGTTGCCAAATGTTTTGAAATCATGCATCTCCAATCGAAACCTTAgtgaaagataaaatgagtctACACCCATGATACTTACCTTCTTCAAATCGTATGTTCCTCTCTTATAGTACTCTGAATTGGGGACAATGGTGAGTAAATCTTTGATTAATGCCGGTCCCCTCTACAGTTAAAGAAGATTCCAGAGCATATTATTAGCATTAagcaacattaaaaaaaatccaaaagagcagcgaaaagaaaaacataccGTAGAATTAAAACGACAGGTGGTCATCAGTACTTTTGGCTCCCGACCATCTTTTAAAACTGCACTGAACTCATCAGCATCATTGCCAGCAAGAAGCTGAAAAAAACATACATGggtaaaatcaaaattacattCTGACCCAAAAAACTAATATAACCGATATCAATGATGCGCCATACATGGACAgagataaatttaaaaaaaaaaaaaaaagaaaaaaaaagagagatacCTCTTCATCGCCAGCCTTGCAAACAGTTTCATCCTCTTCTCTAGTATTCTCAAGCGTTCGTGGAATCTTCCTTGGCGGAAGCTGCAAAAGTACACATTTACATTAACACAAGTCACATTACCATCAAAAACAAATCGTACAGCACATTACAAAATTAGTGATATAAACTACCGCTTCTCCAAGCTCAAGCGCACGGCTCTCCAACGCTTCACGAGCCTTGGCAATCTTTTTCTTCTCTAGTTTCTTTTCTTGCTTAATCTTGGCATACACAGCCGCCcgtttatctttgtttttaatCATCGATGGTAGCAACTGCGGCTTTACGCCAGCGTTATCACCATCATCCATTCTCTTACCACGCTTTTTCGACAAATCATCATCGTCCGAATGAACTTCGCGAGCTTTTCGCTTATTACCCATTACCAACTATTAATACCACAATACAAACATTAACCTAAGTAACACTTCTTTCAATAcactaatacaaaaaaaatacaaataactacatattataactataactatatatatatatatatatactagcattgtacccgcgcaatgtggcggcggtgacggcgacggtggtttagtggtgtcggtgacgggtggtgatcgatgacatcgacaattggtgtcgagtggtctaaccgtgtaagttgatacaatgttgatagtgatattttagaaaataagggtttaaagtgtaaattaattcattaatggTAATTTTGGTAACATCTAATAACTCTTTCcttaagggttgtttattaagTGCAATCTAGTATTTTccatctaactattttctaactctttcttaaaatagggggtgaataatcattataaaggagtagtacataatatatatatatatataatcaattatatacaaaaacagaaaataaacatatgggTATTAACAAAAATCCAAACTTTTAGCTAAATAAAATCTTAGGAGACTAACTTACATATCAATTATCAATCtttattataaaaacacaataaatGCAGATTTATAGTGTATATggaagatatatagatatagatatatatatatataccttggtAAGATGTATTCCAGCGGCAGAGATTTAGATTTGACTGTGGTGCACGGCTGCGATTTTAGGATTATAGAGAAGGAAAGAAGGACAGCAAAAGGTAAAATGGGAAGGGTttagttagggttttgtttactACCCtgtaatttacatttaaatagTACTATGGTCCTTCTTGTTTAACTATTTACATATTTTgccactttttctttttaaacaagTGATGGGGGCGTTTCTTAAAAAGAAGGTTATGGTTTGTAAGATATTGTTTGGAAGCAAACAACTTACGAAATTGTGGTGTCAGGCCGTGCCATGAATTTTGGGTGTCCAGCTCGATAATATATTAATGGTGTCCATTAAACGTCAAAATTTGTCATTAACAGCTGAAgtatagtaagtatatataaaaaggtatcAAAACAACCATAAAAATAATGTCGttcgaaaatataaaataactatagcAAAGTTttctaacttatttttaaatgcatcaaaatttaagttttgataccataagttgtttaagtctcacataaaaaaattaatcaaagtatataaatcaatatatatgtttgaacaATGAACACTTCCAGTTTGTGTATTTACTCTTTGCGACTATCTGCATATATTAACATCAAAAAATATAGGATGAGATTATTATGTAtggtataataataaatcaataatataattcataagATATTGATGGACTAGTGGACTTTAATATATAAGataacaacatcttttgacTAAGTGACGTATTGTATACAAAATTTGGTGCCCCTTACTTTTTGGTGCTCTGCTCAATTGAGCCTTTCGCACTTGCCCAAGACCGGCCCTGTGTGGTGTAATTGTTCGAAAGCAAATAGCTCCCTGCCAACCTCAACCTCATCGACGAGGTGGTCGAAGGGCATGTCGACGGTGGGCTGACAGAAGCCTAATAATCTATATTTCTCTTTCTATTTCTCTTTCACCATGTGACCATGCTATATGTTTTAttcaaatgttatatattttgtcttttatcctatttatttattttattttttcctgttacattgtgtttttttttttcatcttttggttttagtttattttgcttttgtattttttaatatttggttATCCTCGGCCAACAACCCGATATAGCACTAGTTATGATTAAAAAGGACATTTTGGTTGTTTGGATGTTCAACAAATATTTTCGAAACATGAAAATTGTGGTGTGGATGGTGAATTTGATTGAATGGTCAATTAACTACGAGTAATACATAAATGCACAGGCAacaatagaaataaataaatatatctatatctatatatatatataaatgtatatatatggggaacaatcaaataagaacagtttttaaataagaacggtgagaatacttaaaaaacataattttgatgcattaaaagtccataaaactaacatagtgcattaCTAGTTATCATTaattaagtgtttaacaacacattgattcgtcaaaatcTAAAAACTTACGTTTTTTTGTGGATGCAttgttttgaagaatatgcatccaagatggatgcacaaaacaaaaaaataaaactaacatagtacataactaattatctttatttaagtgtttaac
Coding sequences within:
- the LOC122592893 gene encoding ribosome production factor 1: MGNKRKAREVHSDDDDLSKKRGKRMDDGDNAGVKPQLLPSMIKNKDKRAAVYAKIKQEKKLEKKKIAKAREALESRALELGEALPPRKIPRTLENTREEDETVCKAGDEELLAGNDADEFSAVLKDGREPKVLMTTCRFNSTRGPALIKDLLTIVPNSEYYKRGTYDLKKIVDYANNKEYTSVIVVHTSRREPDALLVIGLPNGPTAHFKLTNLVLHKDLKNHGNPTSHKPELVLNNFTTRLGHRVGRLIESLFPQDAELKGRRVVTFHNQRDFIFFRHHRYIFENKGEKKDANDNNKDNGEEKKTLTKDVIARLQECGPRFTLKLISLQHGTFDTKGGEYEWVHKPEMDTSRRRFFL